Proteins encoded within one genomic window of Pygocentrus nattereri isolate fPygNat1 chromosome 9, fPygNat1.pri, whole genome shotgun sequence:
- the tec gene encoding tyrosine-protein kinase Tec encodes MSSTAILEETLIKRSQQKKRTSPLNYKERVFVLTKTRLSYYEGRAEKKFRKGCVELQRVKCVEIVKNGGVVIPCQNKYPFQVVYDTTTLYIFAPSNESRTLWVQNLKEEIRNNPQIVAKFHPQFWQEGGWLCCGQADKLAPGCEEYNLFGDITRKPLPPIPGDESKTRRPPPPPPPEHGAPAAQEEEPEEELVIALYDFEGAESQDLTLHRGEEYVIVEKCDVNWYKARDRYGDEGYIPSNYVTLKQPDNLEQFVWYCKNVNRNKAEEQLRNEGKEGGFMVRDSSSPGAYTVSLYTKSVGDGVIRHYHIKETAGSPKQFYLAEKHLFDDIPALIEYHKHNAAGLVSRLRYPVNKQNRAAPTTAGFSYDKWEINPSELTFMKELGSGQFGVVRLGKWRALHKVAIKAIREGAMSEEDFIEEAKVMMNLSHPKLVQLYGVCTQQNPIYLVTEFMELGCLLNYIRQRRGTFGPQNLLSICHDISQGMQYLEENHFIHRDLAARNCLVNDSHVVKVSDFGMARYVIDDQYTSSSGAKFPVKWSPPEVFNFCKYSSKSDVWSFGVLMWEVFTEGKMPFEKNLNHEVVTMVTQGYRLYRPKMATPYIHDIMKLCWQERPEERPSFAQISMMITDEIEADGLPDL; translated from the exons ATGAGTTCCACAGCCATTCTGGAGGAAACTCTGATCAAACGCTCGCAGCAGAAGAAGAGAACTTCTCCGCTGAACTATAAAGAGAGAGTGTTCGTCCTCACCAAGACCAGACTGTCCTACTACGAGGGACGGGCCGAG aagAAGTTCAGGAAGGGCTGTGTCGAGCTGCAGCGGGTCAAGTGTGTGGAGATAGTGAAGAATGGAGGTGTGGTCATTCCCTGCCAGAACAAATACCCCTTCCAG gtcgTATATGACACAACCACTCTGTATATATTTGCTCCTAGTAATGAGAGCAGGACACTGTGGGTGCAGAACTTGAAGGAAG agATCAGGAATAACCCTCAGATTGTAGCGAAGTTCCACCCTCAGTTCTGGCAGGAGGGCGGCTGGCTGTGCTGCGGTCAGGCAGATAAACTGGCTCCAGGCTGTGAGGAGTACAACCTGTTCGGAGACA ttaCCCGGAAACCACTGCCCCCGATTCCTGGTGACGAGTCCAAG ACGCGCCGTCCTCCCCCACCGCCACCCCCAGAGCATGGAGCTCCGGCAGCGCAGGAAGAAGAACCTGAGGAGGAGCTGGTCATCGCTCTGTATGACTTTGAGGGAGCGGAGAGTCAGGACCTGACCCTCCACCGGGGAGAGGAGTACGTCATCGTCGAGAAGTGTGACGTGAACTGGTACAAAGCACGCGACAGATACGG ggaCGAGGGCTACATTCCCAGCAACTATGTGACCCTGAAGCAGCCGGACAACCTTGAGCAGTTTGT GTGGTACTGCAAAAATGTCAACCGAAACAAGGCAGAGGAACAGCTACGGAatgag ggtAAAGAAGGCGGGTTCATGGTGCGCGACTCCAGCAGTCCAGGAGCctacactgtctctctctacacaAAGTCTGTGGG GGATGGGGTGATCAGACATTATCACATTAAGGAGACTGCAGGCTCCCCGAAGCAGTTCTACCTGGCTGAGAAACACCTGTTCGACGACATACCTGCACTCATAGAGTACCACAAACACAACGCtgcag GTCTGGTGTCCAGGCTGCGGTATCCAGtgaacaaacagaacagagcagCTCCAACAACAGCAGGATTCAGCTACG ATAAGTGGGAGATCAACCCGTCTGAGCTGACGTTTATGAAGGAGCTGGGCAGCGGTCAGTTCGGAGTGGTCAGGCTGGGGAAGTGGAGAGCTCTGCATAAAGTTGCCATCAAAGCCATCCGCGAGGGAGCCATGTCTGAGGAGGACTTCATCGAGGAGGCCAAGGTCATGAT GAATCTGTCCCACCCAAAGCTGGTGCAGCTGTACGGTGTTTGTACGCAGCAGAACCCGATCTACCTGGTGACGGAGTTCATGGAGCTGGGCTGCCTGCTGAACTACATCCGTCAGCGCCGCGGCACCTTCGGCCCCCAGAACCTGCTGAGTATTTGTCACGACATCAGCCAGGGCATGCAGTACCTGGAGGAGAACCACTTCATCCACAGAGACCTG GCTGCCAGAAACTGCCTCGTCAACGACTCGCACGTGGTCAAAGTGTCAGACTTTGGCATGGCCAG GTATGTTATAGATGACCAGTACACCAGTTCCTCAGGAGCGAAGTTCCCAGTGAAGTGGTCTCCACCTGAGGTCTTTAACTTCTGCAAATACAGCAGCAAGTCTGACGTGTGGTCATTCG GTGTCCTGATGTGGGAGGTGTTCACGGAGGGAAAGATGCCCTTTGAGAAAAACCTTAACCATGAGGTCGTCACCATGGTGACCCAGGGTTATCGTCTCTATCGCCCGAAAATGGCCACGCCCTACATCCACGACATCATGAAGCTGTGCTGGCAGGAG AGACCAGAAGAGCGGCCGTCGTTTGCGCAGATCTCCATGATGATCACGGATGAGATCGAGGCTGATGGGCTTCCTGACCTCTGA